TTCGGTGATCGTCGCGTTGTAGAGATCGCGGATGATGGCCGGGGTGTTGGCGATGCGGAAGAACTCGAACACCCGCAGCAGCTTCGCGCCCATGTAGGCGGCCCGCAGATCGACGAGCATGCGCCGGGCGATGCCGGGCCGCTGCACCTTCACCACCGCCTGCCGGCCGTCGCGCAGCACGCAGGCGTGCACCTGGGCGACGGACGCGGCGGCGAGCGGCACGTCGTCGAACGACGCGAACATCTCGTCGATGCGGTGCCCGAGATCCTCCTCGATCACCGCACGGGCCTGATCCGACGGGAAGGTCGGCACGTCGTCGAGCATGCGCAGGCACGAGTCCGCGAGCGTGCGGGGGAACAGGCCCGGCGACGACGCGATCAGCTGGCCGAGTTTCACGAAGGTGGGGCCGAGATGTTCGAAGGCGTCGACGGTGCCGTCGGCCGCGGCCTTCACGAGGCTGCGCTGCTGCGGCCGGACGACCCACCGCAGCACCGCCCACACCACGAACACGATCAGGACCCCCGCGACCACCACGGCACGGCCGAGTTCGGCGGCGCCGAACCGGTCGAGGGGTGGGGTCTCGACGGCGAGGGCACCGGGCGGCAGACCGTCGGCGTACGGACCCACCGGGCCCCTCTCCCCCGATCCGGTCCTCTCCGCCGATCCGTCCCTGTCCCCCGGCTCGTCGGATGCGTCTTCGCGCAACGTGTGTTCGTGCACGATCTGTCCCCACTCCGTCCACAGCACGCGCTCACCTCGGCGCGACTCCGAGCACCGTACCCGCATCCGGCGCCCGGATCGAGACCCCTCCGCGAGCCCCGCCCCCTCTCGCTCGGCCTGTCCCGTGTCGGTGACTCCGGTTACGCTTCGACCAGTAGCCGCTACCGGCCCCGGGGGTGTCACGGACGATGACGGAACAACTGCTCGACGACTACGCCGACGGAGAATCCGCTCCCGCCGATTTCATGGAGAGCGCCGAGCCGTTCCGCCGCGAGCTGCTCGCCCACTGTTACCGCATGAGCGGTTCCCTGCACGACGCCGAGGACCTCGTCCAGGAGACCTACCTGCGGGCCTGGCGCGGGTACGGGAACTTCGGGGGACGTTCGTCGCTGCGCACCTGGCTGCACCGGATCGCCACCAACGTGTGCCTCACGGCGCTCGAAGGGAAGAGCCGACGCCCGCTCCCCACCGGGCTGGGGGCGCCGAGCAGCGACCCCACCGACGACCTGGTCACCCGCCCCGAGGTGCCGTGGCTCGAGCCGTTGCCCGGCGGCTACGTCGAGGACGACCCGTCGGATCCGGCCACGATCGCGGCCTCCCGCGACTCGGTGCGCCTTGCGTTCGTCGCGGCCCTGCAGCATCTGTCCGCGCGGCAGCGGGCGGTGCTGCTGTTGCGCGACGTGCTGCAGTGGCGGGCCGCGGAGGTCGCGGCGGCGCTCGGCACGTCGACGGCCGCGGTCAACAGCCTCCTGCAGCGGGCCCGCGCGCAGCTGAAGGACGCGCAGGCCCGGGGCGACGCACTCGCCGAACCCGACAGCGCCGAGACCCGCGCGCTGCTGCAGCGCTGGGTGGACGGCTTCGAGAGGTACGACATCGATTCGCTCGTGCAGATGCTCACCGAGGACGCGATCTGGGAGATGCCGCCCTTCGAGGGCTGGTATCAGGGGCCCGAGGCGATCGTCACGCTCATCAAGACCAACTGCCCGGCGAAGGGGCCGGGCGATCAGATCCTGCTGCCCACCCTCGCGAACGGCCAGCCCGCCTTCGGGCTGTACATGGTCGGGGAGGACGGCCGCCACCACCCTTTCCAGCTGCAGGTCCTCGACGTCGTCGACGGTAGAGTCGCGCACGCCACCGTCTTCTTCTCCGACGACATCACCGGGCTGTTCGCCCGGTTCGGGTTGCCGGAGGACCCGGCAACCCGAACCCGTTGACGTCCGGTCACGCCCCGGCGGAGGCTCCCTGCTGAGCGGCGGCCTGCTGGGCGGCGGCCACATCCATCCACATGACTTCCCAGACGTGACCGTCGAGGTCGCGGAAGGCCCGCTGGTGGGCGTATCCGCCCATCTTCTCCTGCGCCCTCTCCCCGCCGGGCGTGACCCATTCCCTGCCACCGGCCGCGATCGCGCCGTCGACCAGCGCGTCGACCGCCTCGCGGCTCTCCGCCGAGATGCACATCAGCACCTCGCGGGCGCGGGTGGTGTCGCAGATGTCGTCGTTGATGAAGTCGCGGAAGCGCGGCTTCTCGAGCAGCATCACGTAGGTCTGTTCGTTGATCTCCAGGCACGCGGTGTTCTCGTCGCAGAACATGTCGTCGAAGGTGAACCCCAGCTTGTCGAAGAACTCGCGGGTGGCGGCGACGTTCTCGACGGCGAGGTTGGCGAAGAGCATGCGGGACATGGTGTCTCTTTCGTGGTTCGGGTGATCGGGTGTCGCAGATACCGACCGGGCGCCCGCCGGAAACTCATCGCGGCTCCGTGATTCACGCCTTCCCGAGCACCCACACCGGGCCCGTCAGCAACCAGATCACCGTGATGACGCCGAGGGTGGGGAAGATCCCGTACAGCGCCGAGGCCTGCTCGGAGTTCGCGACGGTCACCCCGAGGCCGAGGACCGCGGCGGCGCTGATGCCGGCCGCGAGCAGCCACCGTCCGAAATCGACGCATTCCCTGCGGAAGGCCTCCGGCCCCTCCTTCGGTGCCGGTGCCGGTTTCTCCCCACCGGCGAAGTGGTAGGCGAACCGGCGGTCGGCCCACCGCACGACGCTCGGCCCGAAGGCGATGCTCACCCCGAGGTAGATGCCCGCGACGCGGTGGACCCAGCCCACCTCGGCCCCGCGGTGCAGGTCGACGGCGACGGCGGCGAGCAGGACGAGGTCGATCAGCGGGATCAGGGCCAGCAGGACCCCGCCCGCCTTCTGCAGGCGCAGCAGGTAGCGGCAGGCGAGTCCGGCGGCGAGCACGACCCAGAAGGCGATCTCGCATCCCACGATGAAAGCGGCGATGTGGCTGAACATGCTCCCAGATTCGCCCGTCCACCCTCGCGCGCGCGTCGCCCGGCCGGCGGGTGCGGTGTCATCACTTCGGGTGACGCCGACCCCGATCCGCGGGGAGGCCGTGTTCGAATCCGAGAGCCTGTGTTCGAATCGAAGCCGTGACCGAGGAGGAGAACCGCATCCGCGTGGGGCCCGTGGACCCCCGCTACAACTCCCTGCTGATCGCGCTCGCGTACTTCGCGGGTGGGGCGCTGCTGTACGCGCTGGATCTCGGGGTGCTGGTGCCGGACCGCGCGCCACAGCCACTGTGGGTGTGGTTGCTCCTGCTCGCCGGGGTCTGCGCGCCGATGCTGCTGCGCCGCACCCGCCCGCTCCTCGGGCTCGTGCTGGGCAGCGCGGTGGTGCTGATCGACCTCGTCGTCGGGCCGTCGTTGCCGGTGTGGATCGCCTACGGCGACCTGCTCTACGCCGCCGCGCTGTTCGGTTCGGCCCGGACCAGCCAGTTCCTCGAACGCGCGCCCCTGATCCCCATCGGCGTGGGTGCGGTCGCGCTGGGTCTGTGGTTCGGGGACTTGC
This region of Rhodococcus sp. Z13 genomic DNA includes:
- a CDS encoding sigma-70 family RNA polymerase sigma factor; the protein is MTEQLLDDYADGESAPADFMESAEPFRRELLAHCYRMSGSLHDAEDLVQETYLRAWRGYGNFGGRSSLRTWLHRIATNVCLTALEGKSRRPLPTGLGAPSSDPTDDLVTRPEVPWLEPLPGGYVEDDPSDPATIAASRDSVRLAFVAALQHLSARQRAVLLLRDVLQWRAAEVAAALGTSTAAVNSLLQRARAQLKDAQARGDALAEPDSAETRALLQRWVDGFERYDIDSLVQMLTEDAIWEMPPFEGWYQGPEAIVTLIKTNCPAKGPGDQILLPTLANGQPAFGLYMVGEDGRHHPFQLQVLDVVDGRVAHATVFFSDDITGLFARFGLPEDPATRTR
- a CDS encoding ABC1 kinase family protein → MRVRCSESRRGERVLWTEWGQIVHEHTLREDASDEPGDRDGSAERTGSGERGPVGPYADGLPPGALAVETPPLDRFGAAELGRAVVVAGVLIVFVVWAVLRWVVRPQQRSLVKAAADGTVDAFEHLGPTFVKLGQLIASSPGLFPRTLADSCLRMLDDVPTFPSDQARAVIEEDLGHRIDEMFASFDDVPLAAASVAQVHACVLRDGRQAVVKVQRPGIARRMLVDLRAAYMGAKLLRVFEFFRIANTPAIIRDLYNATITELNAAVEADRQDRFRRNIPAFGDNAYVTVPEVYWEWCGPRVICMERLRGKPLDRVVPGQDDIDTALLVRRGVKVWMEAVLCHGPFHGDVHAGNLWLLDDGRIALLDFGIVGELPEKWRALLRELFRAALLEGDFTSVARSVRALGVAADLDVDDAAVGRQVAEVFGPLLGQDVGELRLSELIGALVALGRKWNTTTPEELVLFGKQLGYFERYATALAPGWVLGRDPFVFRNVFPDEVAIRIAESGVSLPD
- a CDS encoding VOC family protein, with product MSRMLFANLAVENVAATREFFDKLGFTFDDMFCDENTACLEINEQTYVMLLEKPRFRDFINDDICDTTRAREVLMCISAESREAVDALVDGAIAAGGREWVTPGGERAQEKMGGYAHQRAFRDLDGHVWEVMWMDVAAAQQAAAQQGASAGA